The following DNA comes from Athene noctua chromosome 1, bAthNoc1.hap1.1, whole genome shotgun sequence.
AACGTGGTGGAAAAGCATGAAGTTTCCGTGCCTGGAGGAAGGCGGGACAGCAGCTATGtgttttcatggggaaaaaattgTTAATGAGATACCGACTGAGCAAGATATGCTAATGAGATATTGATGCACATGATATCGACCTAGTGGAGCTTGCTAATGAGCATTGACTGTGTGGCCACATTGTTGGGGTGTTGCATCAGGGAGGCCGTGGTCATGCCAGGCCCTGGGTGCCTGCTGATGCTCCCCATGTGTTAGTCATTTTTTAACATGAGGCACCACACTTGTCGATAAGGCATGGTTAAGGAGAGGAAATGTCCTACCCAGAAGCGAAGCTGCGCAGAACTTCATTTGCTCCTTTATTGCCAAAATCTGTGAAATGAACTACGGTAAACTGGAAAATGTGACAGAGCTACTCTCAGGGGCACCACACCAGTTCCACAGGCTGCAAAATTAGAAAATGCTGCCCATGATATAGACGTTTGTCCAGGTAATCCCCATGTGAGGCTTGTGAGCACCTTCTTTATGTGTATCTAGATATATGGTGATAATGTAATTGCATAAAAAATtagcacaacaaaaaaacccacaactagGTCCAGGTAGCACGCAGGTGCTCCCCACCCACCACAGAAAGTTTTAATGATGAATGAATACTTCTGCCCCTAGTGGTTTTGCAGACAGTGGGagtcttagaatcacagaatcattcaggttggaaagacccttggaatcatcgagtccaaccatcagccctactctacaagttttcccctacaccgtatcccccaacatctcatctaaacgacccttaaacacatccagggatggtgactccaccacctccctgggcagcctattccactggctgaccactctttctgtgaaaattttttccctaatgtccagtctgaacctcccctgttgcagtttaaagccattccctcttgttctgtcactaatcccccgtgagaagagaccagcaccaacctctctgcaatgtcctttcaggtagctgtagagagtgatgaggtctcccctcagccttctcttcctcagactgaacaggcccagctccttcaatctctcctcataggatttattctccaggcccttcaccagcctcgttgccctcctctgtaCTCattccagcacctcgatatctctctcgtattgaggtgcccaaaactggacacaatactccaggtgtggcctcaccagtgcagagtacaggggactATCACccccctacttctgctggtcacactatttctaatacaagccaggatgccgttggctttcttggccacctggtcacacttctggctcatgttcagctgcttgtcagttagaacccccagatccttctcctccagacagctctccagccacacttccccaagcctgtagccatgcatggggttgttgaaCAACCCCAACAAGTCTTGCTGAACTTGCTATTGCAGAAGACATCTGTGGGGTCAGGTTTGTAGCCTGAAGAACTAAAGTAAAAAACTCAGATGGAGAACCCTGAGCCTTCAGCAGGGCCAAGCATTACACTTCACTGACACCAGAGTAGCCACAGGTTTTCCACAAGACAAGACCATCTTCAGAGACAAAGACAGTCCCCATAGCAGAAGATCTGAGGGTGCTTGTGGAGGGATGATCAGATCAGACTCAGCAGTTTTGCTATGCAGGCATAGCCATAAATCAAGACAGTGAATGGAGGAGTAGAAGGAGATAAAGCCCAGCAAGAAAAGCCATGACAGGCATTTCTCAAGGACCAGAGGCTGACAGCCTGGAGGCTGGATCCAGGCTGATGGATCCAGTCTGCATCTGCTTCCACATTTTTTCAAGGAGATTCAGACGGCAACATCTGAATAAAACCTTCCCCCCAAAATGCTGCAGGTTTAGTAAGTTAGAGGGAGAGAAAGGCGTTAGAAATACAAAAGAGTTATGAATGAAGACCCCCATGGCCCCTGGGCAGCAAATACTGCAGGAGCTGTGGCCTGGGTTTAAAGAGCATCCCCAGTATCCTggccagggaggagagggagcagtGGAACCACAGGGGTGTGTCAACAAGCATGCAAACACACTCAGGAAACAAAGCCACTCATGTCCCTGAAGGTATTTTTTGCCTTGTTCTGCAGAGTGCCCCTACCACAAGCCCCTGGGCTTTGAGTCTGGTGCTGTCACCCCTGACCAGATAAGCTGCTCCAACCCTGAGCAGTACACGGGCTGGTACTCCTCCTGGACAGCCAACAAGGCCCGCCTCAATGGCCAAGGCTTTGGGTGAGTCCAAAAACGCCTCCCTGAGGGATcctgtgggtgggtgggtgggtgtgggaGCCCAGGGACCCCTGGCAGCATGGGGGCAGGAGGGTCTGCCCAGGAGGGCGGCAGTGGAGGACATAGTGGGACCGGTGGTGTCCCCCCAGGTGTGCATGGCTCTCCAAGTACCAGGACAATGGGCAGTGGCTGCAGATCGACCTGAAGGAGGTGAAGGTGATCTCGGGGATCCTCACACAAGGGCGCTGCGATGCCGACGAGTGGATGACCAAGTACAGCATGCAGTACCGCACCGATGAAAATCTCAACTGGGTTTACTACAAGGACCAAACTGGGAATAACCGGGTTGGTGGACTTTGCGCTTCGGCCACTGGTGGAGGGGTGGCGTCTTTGGTGACATAGACGCATCAGGTCTCAGAAGGGAAGGCCCCAAGAGGGAGGTCCTGTGGGAGCAGCAGGGTGGATGGGGCCCAGTTCTCACCCCGTGTCCAGGGGCAGCACAGTGGGGGGCATCCCTCTGGTGGTGAGACTGAGTGGCATGCTGCCCAGTCAAaggacaaaatacattttttacgTTTTCTAATGATGATAGTGGGGTCCAGATTAAGTTTGGAGGCATTAACTGGCATTGCAGGGAAGGCAGCACCTCCATGATAAAACCCTTTTCCCAGCTGCAGCCACACAACCTTAGCCATATCTGGACACTGCAAAATGGGGGCTCCTTTTGCCATAAGGCCGTAAGGGCCAATGCATGATGACGATGCAGAAAACCTGAGAGAAAATCTGCAACTAGTTAAATCACAACCCACCAAACCGTTCTCATGTTGTACTTCTTAGTGGTTGgtctgaaatgaaaaattgcactggggagaccttacagtggtgCTTGTGGTCCCTGTGCAGCTCAGATGGGCTGGGGGATGCcacagctgctgcctcccaggtGTCCTCATTGTCCCCCTGTGGGGATGGCCCCATCCCAGCATGGGAGGCTCTTGTGGCTTTGCTGAAGTACTGGTTCCTGCAACCCTGGGGAGGTGCTGAGCTTTCCCTGAAAAGCAGGCTATGGCAGCAGGAGACATGGCAGCATGGCCATGCAGTGGGGAAAGGGCCCCCAGATATGTTTTTTTGTCTATATCGGTCTGTCTGGGAGCCCAGCTCATGACCTGCAAACAGCCAAGGTCAACCATGTTCACTCTGAAAATGTGGTGCCTTGCTGTAGGAAGGCAAATGGGAGAGAATGGGCAAGATTAAGTGTAGCCTATCCATAAAAAGTGCAGGAACAATGTGGGGGGAAAGTGACTTACTCAGAAAACGCAGTCACTGTGACAAAAATTGTCTGTGTCTGGCTATTTTTAAAGTCTTATTttgagggtggaggagggggctccctctccctctctctatCTGTTCCACACAGGCACCTAAACTCATGGGGCAGGATTTGTAGCCCCCTAACCACCTGCCCACATTTCTGTCCCCAGGTTTTCTACGGCAACTCGGACCGCTCCTCCTCAGTACAGAACCTGCTACGGCCTCCCATCGTGGCCCGCTACATCCGCCTCATCCCACTGGGCTGGCACGTGCGCATCGCCATCCGCATGGAGCTCCTTGAGTGCCTGGGAAGGTGCGGCTGAGCGCTGTCTCCTGGGGTAGATGTGTAGGTGTCTGCCTGGCAGCGGCACCTCTTCACCACCAATGACAGCTGCGGCCGTGGTCCTATGGTGTAAATGCCCAGCCTGCAAGGGGAAGGGCTCTCTTGAATAAAACGTTGCTTCACACCATGCCTGGTGATAAAGTTAAACCCTTCTGTGAAGCTGGTGGGTGTTTACAGAGAACACATTGGGGAAGGTGGGAGGGTTCATGGCTGCTGCTTTGGTCCTGTGAGATGTGGTGCTTCTGTCCTTGGGTGTTAGGTTGGGGAAATCATCATGTTggcatgctgtggaggccaaagtAGGTGTAGATAGGGTAGAGAGGCAGTTCTCGGACTCTCTTGGGGAGGGCAGGTCTGTCCTTGTTTATTTGTCCCCAAGCCCGGGCAACCCCCCACTgccccagcagggccagggagtgCTCTTGCACAGGGCCAGATGTCTCACCCTGcttttcctcatcctcctcctgctggTCTCTGCCATCTCTGAGACAAGACTGGGGCCAGATCTGGCCTGTCTCCAGTATAAGGGGCCTCACCCATATCTCACACTCTCAAACTACTCCATATCCCCTCGTATCAGGTCCGCTCTGGCCtgagctgctgtggctggttTTGGGACAGGCATTGGTGCCTTGTGCACTGGGTGGCTCAACCCTCTCCATATCCTCTCTGGTTCTGCACTGACATATCCTGGGGAGCCCAGGGTGCTTTGTTCCCTGTGGGCATTTAGGCACAGGAACAGGGACTTGCTCTCATTAACTGCCTTAATCTCCACGGCCCGATCCCCAGTGGGTGCTGAGTGCCTGAGGATTTTGGGGCATGTGGAGGCTCTGATGATGCATCCATCTCCCTGGGGTGACCACCCGGATGCTGTGGCCCATGTCCCTGACTCTGCTCAGGAGCTGATGCTCAGCACACCCCAGGTGGGAACAGCAGCCCCCACAGCTCCCATGTGGGAGGGATGTGGGGGCTCTGGAGTGGCAGCTACTGTTTGCCCCATACATCTGTGGCACAAACCTGGCAGGCATTGGAGGACTTTTCCCTATTTTTTAGCAATCTGTGCATCCATCTCAGTCATGGCATCAGCACCTGAACTGTCTTAGCCAAGAGAGGAGAAGCATGAAGACAATGGCACCGAGGCAGGCCATTTGCCTCTCGTGCTCTCTTCTTATACCTATGGGCAGAGAAGCAAATGCTCAGTGTGCAGGGCAGGAGTTGAGATGTGACTAAAATCAAGTGAGATGCaaccaaaaacattaaaaaagcctTTGGATGTCTGTGCAATTCATCACATTTTATTCATTCATTAGGGCAGATGTTTCTGCCTTGTTTTTTCCTGTATATAGAGACAAATAATAGCTGTCAGGAAAACAAGCTGTTCCAGCGAGTCTGAAAGTTTCTGCTCCAGTATACAAACAGTATGAAGTCTACAGAGATGTAGAAAAGATCAATACTCATCTGCTGAGATGATTATTATTATGTCACCATTACTCCCTTGCTTCCTTCCACCCCTCAAATGATTTTTTGCCTAATGGGTCTAGGGACTTGTTTTCTTAGTAAGAAATCAGTGACTCTTCATGGTTCTCTAATGATAATCGGTCGAGGCAAGCTCTACCAAGACAGTCCACTGAGCTTGAGGCAAGTCCTCCatgctgctgggctgtgggaccAGTATGGGGTAACAGCCTCCCTGGAGGTACTGCACACACAACAGCAGGGACACAAGGGCTCTCCACCAGCCATCATACTCTTGTGTTAGTAACACTGAAAGCTGAAGCATTTCCAGGCCCTGGACACAGTTGCTATCATGTTAACACACTGCTTTCCCTTCGCTAAAGCAGCATGGGCAGCTCTGTTCTGTGTCCTGGTGTATGGTGACTAGTGGTGAGGAGGATTGGTGCTGTTGTTTTGTTGCATGATGGAGAAGTGATGGGGTGGGGTTGGAGGGGTGAAAGGATGGACTAGGTACCAGCCAATGGGTATTTGTAACATCCCAGAGCAGTTAAGCTTGACAGTAACCACCCAAAGCTCTGGGTGTGACGAGCCTCTGAACTCCCACACACAGTCCCACACAAGTTGTCTGGTTTTGGAAACACATCCTGCAGCAAGGGCCAAGAGTTCCTGCGTCATTTGGAAGAGCTTGCAAGCTTAATCCACGGCCTAAATGGATGGACTACATGCCATTATACACCAAGGCACCACACTAAATTATGTATCTTCACATGTCCGATCCtacatataatatataataaaaccttggaggaagaaaagaCTGTCTAGGTAGAGAGGACTTGCACTATCCCTCTTCCAGACTCCCAGCTTCAAAGAAACAACTAGACCCTTTTTCCAGGTTGAAATGTACATCAATAAATAAGGTGGAACTAACTGGCATCCACTGAATTTCACAGTTCATTTGCTTCTTGTCTTGCCCCGTCCTTTGCCTACAGTTCACCTCTCCAGCTTGCCGGAGAAGGAACCTACTTCTGGCTTTCATCTGCAATGTCTCCATGGTTCCTGCTACAGCATGAATTTCTGTTCTGATCCTAGCTACCCAGCTCGCTTGCTAATAGACCTTTGGAAATTCACTTAACCTCTGCCTCTTATCTAAAAAGAGGGGTGCTGAgaggtttaattaattaattggcCCTAAAATGCTTTTAGAATTGCACTTGACTTTCACCTCTGCATAAACACAGTATGTTGGAGTAACAGTGCAGCTGAGGGCGTTATGAAGGTAGGATAGAACCAGCCaaaatacaattacaaaaataCAAAGCTTTTCCTCATAAAGTCTAACTTTTGCTAGCATATCtctataattttaatttactggcACAGATGCCTCCAATCACAGTTAACCAGAACACAGCCAGCAACTGAGGCTGCAGGAGATGGTGCAAAGCAGTGTTGATAAAGCATTTATCTTCGAGAATTGAAAATCCTGCAGGTCTTTACCTACAGAGGTAGGGAGACCAATGCATGGCTTTGCAACCGCACAAAATGCAACAGATTTGAAACGGGAGGCAGGATGAAGAGCTGTCTTCAGTTTCATGACCTGAAGTTTAAGTCTGGGCGCTTACAGATAGAAGTGAGAGAACTCTGCTGAGAAGTCAAGCTTGTCCAATCTAAACTATGTGATAAAAGACTGCCTCAGTCCTGCCTCCAGACCAGGCACACCATTTGTAAGTCGATAGCCCCTTTCTCTCGATGGGTACAGGCAGGAATTAGCGCTTCACTGTGGTCTGAAGGAAAAATATCTACACCCACTCTGCTCCCCATCCCAAGGGGGGCCAATGCTGAATACGCTGAGGCAACCACAACGAGGTTCTTGACCTCTTCAGGCAGGTAGCTGCTCCATTTTCTAGAGCTCCGCAGCCGGTACAGAAAAGGGTACGAGTGCCTGGGGTCACTATAACAAAAGCCTTGAAAGAGTAAGAGCAAAGGGAGATTGTAAGAGTAaagctgcccccccgccccccgagaGCCACACACCTCAAGGAAACAGGCATTTCAAACACTTTTGTGGCTGGGACTGTTGGAATGGCGGACCACTTGTCTTGGTGGAAGTTGAAGCCATTAGCTCAGGCCAGTATTTGCCCTGTTTGGGAGGTGATGAGTGCAGCCGGGTGAGGGCACCGGGCAGCAGCCTGGTCTTGCACCAGCTGTGGCTGCAGCACCCCACACCAGGCAACTGGTTCAGAAGGATCTGGGCGGGCTGCAAGTCCTGGCTTTCAGCAAGTCTGCTGCTGGAGcgcagaggaaaggaagagaggcCAAGGAAGAGCCGTCCCTACTCCTCAGTTTATTTCAAATTACCCTGCAGAATGAGGAATCAGCAGAGACATCTTTGAAGTTTTTAAAGCTGCACACAATGATAACAAAAGTCATGACCAGGGCACGTTAAAGGGGAACCCATCACAAACTGTACTGCTGACACCTGAACTGTATTACTGACACCTGGAAGAGTCTCAGCTTATGTGTGGCCGTGCTGAAATGCCAACACGCTACTCAAACGGTGGATTCTCTTCTGCAGCAAAGACAATTCAAGGACTGGAAACTTTCAGGGCCTTTTAATTTCTGGGTAGTGCTTGCTGAGGGGATTGGTGGGTTGATACTGTTCAAAAGAGAGaacaacagcagagatttttGGCCTGACAGGAAGAAACTCCCACAACGTGTGCAGTGAGACTACAGGAATGGTGGGCAAAAAGAAGctgttttctctgtgctcctgTGGCACTGTCAGGCTTGTGGACAGATACAAGTCAGCTTCTCAGGTGGGGTTAGCCAGGGCCTGGCAGTGACCTGTTGGGCAGAGGAGTCCTGGTGTGGTTCTGGCCCCTTCTGCAACTCTGAGCCAAGTTAACATATGGGGAGCTGCTCTGGAGGTGACACGTCAGGAATAAGATCAGCTGTTGAGCAATGCCAGTATTCTAGtgcaaaatctgcatttttattaaagACATATTTTGGAAGGCCCATTCAAAAATACATTGTGCTCAGTAAAAATTAACCATTTCCATGCTGATAATTAAGGTTaccacaggattttttttttttttttttagaatatttacAGCAACAATAGAAATTGTACAGAAGTTAAGAATGGAATACATGCCCAAAAAAAATTTGGTTAGGTGTACCAACAACATGATACAAAGGGTTGTATACAAACACTTTACAAATGGTTTATTAACTTGCATGAAATCATCCTTAAATAttcaacacattttaaaatcaatttgtATTCCAGGATTAAAAAGGTTAACACCACATCACATCCCTTCCACAACAGAAAGCATGGTAGATTTAAAAGTTTGTGCGCTTTAGATTTTTAGTAGCTGTTAAAAAACATTGGGGAATCTTATCCATAAATTTAGAAATTTTGAAAGCCACCTCCCCAGCCTGTTATTTCTGGAATAGTCTGTACTGGCAGATTGTGAAAAGATCACATATTTCTAAACCtcattcttccttccttctcccaaaTGACACAAATTCAGAATTCAGCATTTCATAGTGGAGATCTAAGCAGTCCTGGACATCATTAGTAGATTAACCAGATTTTTAAATGCCTGCATAGAATTTCCAATGAAATTACAGTTTCAGGGAAGATTTTAGCTTACTGTTCCATATAAaccaaacacacatatatatatgttacTCCTTTCAATTAGACATATCCTTCTGTATGAGTCTAACATGTGCACTAGCAAAAACAAAAGTAAGAAAAGGAAAGTTGAGACAATTACCTACACTTCAAAGTTTTGCCTTGTTACTAAATAGTTAAAAGCTCTGCCATTGGATTTATATGTCAAGAGTTTACACCAAGAGGTTCATATCCTACAGGAAACTTGAATAGCGGCTTCCATCTTGTGCTATGAACATGCTTTAATGTTGCTAATGGAAAGCTCTACAACAGCAGTTACTTCACAACGCACTTCTACGCCTGTACAATTAAGATGCCACCTTACATTTCTCAGAACGGATCCAGAGAAACAATGCCCTGTGAAAACAGAGACCTGGTGGAACGAAAAGCCTGGTAGGCAGCGTGTTTTGGTGGGGGCACAATGAGGTAAGGTATCTCACCcagatgaaatggaaaattaaaatgaagaaaatcctgAGCAAGTCTAAGGATAGCTGTTCGAATAAAACAGCAAATAGGGTGGAGTAGTAGATAAGGCCTCTAACTCCCTGATAATCTGCACTAGAGAAACAACAAAGAACAAGGCAACTGCAATATTTGAGAACCACAGGGGGAAGGGCAAGGGAAGACTGCAAAGCAGTGCAAAGGATGGCATTGGGATTCTAGAGGGAGAGCTCAGATGGCTTGGAGGTTTCAGAAGTCTATCAGATGAAGGCCCATCAAGATTTTATTACTTGGTTGCTAACAGTACCTAGAGGAAGAATCTTTTTAGATGTCTCTTCAAAATTTGGAGTCACTAATAagcccaaaacaaacaaaccaaaccttgACCACATTCTGCAAGAGAGAGGAGGTAGATTGACTTGCAGAGAAGACAAGAGATGAGTAGAGTCACTCTTAGCCTAAGTCACAAATTCCAAGTTCAGACTCTTGGGCTGTGCATGTCTTAAGAGTCACTTTTGCCTGGCTGCATATTTTGAGTTACGTTCTGAAAAAGCCTGAGAAGCAATCCAATTCGGTGGAATGAAAGCATCCAAATGTAGCAGGGCTGGTCCTCTCTCACTTCTCATGTCTCTTCCACTTCATTTGGCAAAAGCCAGCTTTTGCACCAAAAAACTGTCTGTACACAAGGTAACAAATAAGCATCCAAGCAGAACTTGGAGCAAGTAAAATTCAGAGTTATTCCATCAGATTTACCTATGCTGTCTCATGCAGTAACTGTTAAGACAGTCC
Coding sequences within:
- the RS1 gene encoding retinoschisin isoform X2, with the translated sequence MRFKMGSVLLSLLFWYKAVMALSPGEDERLELWHSKACKCDCQGGPNSVWSSRTNTLMCMPECPYHKPLGFESGAVTPDQISCSNPEQYTGWYSSWTANKARLNGQGFGCAWLSKYQDNGQWLQIDLKEVKVISGILTQGRCDADEWMTKYSMQYRTDENLNWVYYKDQTGNNRVFYGNSDRSSSVQNLLRPPIVARYIRLIPLGWHVRIAIRMELLECLGRCG
- the RS1 gene encoding retinoschisin isoform X1 codes for the protein MRFKMGSVLLSLLFWYKAAPAVMALSPGEDERLELWHSKACKCDCQGGPNSVWSSRTNTLMCMPECPYHKPLGFESGAVTPDQISCSNPEQYTGWYSSWTANKARLNGQGFGCAWLSKYQDNGQWLQIDLKEVKVISGILTQGRCDADEWMTKYSMQYRTDENLNWVYYKDQTGNNRVFYGNSDRSSSVQNLLRPPIVARYIRLIPLGWHVRIAIRMELLECLGRCG